In Flavivirga abyssicola, the following are encoded in one genomic region:
- a CDS encoding ribonuclease HII has translation MRAFCYPLLLILFFSCSNTKKSRSELFAFIPENTSIVLKTSNIEGLKSSVNNSDFLQKISETNSYKNLENTLNYLSYLKPTSDILICFSKDLKDSLQYSIITKHHQQLFKTDSLTNYVEEALSYKNKTITKSSLNNNIFYSTIIDSIFFASSSKSIVDATFSNSIVDTELEKIYNITSDDKTVSAILKPNSTFLKSFFIEDSISLKTFTNYITADISISQNDLIFNGITKATDSSKSLINIFKSTIPQENQTHTITPSNSDGFMSFTFNDYKTFETNLAKFNNKDSITNKTTLFNDIIEVGVIYQGKNHAIALNSIDVIATKDALLSEQNKIDSYRGVDIFSFSHPLLFSETFAPLIAFNNVKKYCILDNFFVFSSNTDILQNIIANYQNKTTLNEKTYFQDIKKHLSDASSLMHVVNPASLNIILNKNLEEDLNYKLNNYNTSAIQFIYETNFAHVNGIIKKSKSRASLNSISEELNIKLNTDILTNPQFVKNHITKQKEIVVQDINNNLHLISNKGKILWKKQIQGAVLGPIEQIDIYKNGRLQLAFATSNMVYVIDRNGNNVAPFPMKFNKGITQPLSVFDYDKNKNYRLLITQGKNVLMYNVKGQTVNGFTFKSANKTIICQPKHFRIGSKDYISFKTQSKLYILDRTGKTRITPKTSSSFSNQPIYLYNNKFATTTSDGNLITIDTRGNASIKSLNLSEKHHLETTSKTLVMLDENKLSIKSKTIELDYGDYSTPRIFYINDKIYVAITDKQAHKIYLYDSQAKLLPNFPVYGNSSITLDNIDKDKNLEFVSKGENSSIILYQIN, from the coding sequence ATGAGAGCTTTTTGCTACCCCCTCCTTCTTATATTATTTTTTAGCTGTTCAAATACTAAAAAAAGTCGTTCAGAACTTTTTGCCTTTATACCGGAAAACACTTCAATAGTTTTAAAAACATCGAATATTGAGGGTTTAAAAAGCAGTGTTAACAACAGTGATTTTCTACAAAAGATTTCTGAAACGAACTCCTATAAAAATTTAGAAAACACATTAAACTACCTATCCTATTTAAAGCCTACTAGCGATATATTAATTTGCTTTTCGAAAGACTTAAAAGATAGTTTACAATATTCAATTATAACAAAACATCATCAACAATTATTTAAAACCGATTCATTAACAAACTATGTTGAAGAAGCACTTTCATATAAAAACAAAACCATAACAAAATCATCTTTAAATAATAATATATTTTATAGTACTATTATTGATAGTATCTTTTTTGCTTCTTCATCAAAAAGTATTGTCGATGCTACTTTTAGTAATTCTATAGTAGATACAGAATTAGAAAAAATATATAACATAACCAGTGACGATAAAACGGTCTCAGCTATTCTGAAACCTAATAGCACATTTTTAAAATCATTTTTTATTGAAGATTCTATTTCTTTAAAAACATTCACTAATTATATAACTGCAGATATTAGTATAAGTCAAAATGATCTTATTTTTAATGGCATTACTAAAGCCACAGATTCATCTAAAAGTTTGATCAATATTTTTAAAAGCACCATTCCTCAAGAAAATCAAACACATACTATTACCCCTTCCAATAGTGATGGCTTTATGAGTTTTACTTTTAATGACTATAAAACATTTGAAACCAATTTAGCTAAGTTTAATAATAAAGATTCCATAACGAACAAGACGACGCTTTTTAATGACATTATTGAAGTTGGAGTTATTTATCAAGGTAAAAACCATGCCATTGCATTAAACTCTATTGATGTTATTGCCACCAAAGATGCGCTTTTAAGCGAACAAAATAAAATAGATTCTTATAGAGGAGTTGATATTTTTAGCTTTAGTCATCCGCTTCTATTCTCTGAGACATTTGCTCCCTTAATAGCATTCAATAACGTTAAAAAATACTGTATTCTAGATAACTTTTTCGTGTTTTCCAGTAATACTGATATACTGCAAAACATTATTGCTAATTATCAAAACAAAACGACATTGAATGAGAAAACCTATTTTCAAGACATTAAAAAGCATTTAAGTGATGCATCATCATTAATGCACGTAGTAAACCCTGCTTCTTTAAATATTATTTTAAACAAAAATCTTGAAGAAGACTTAAACTATAAGTTGAATAATTATAATACATCGGCAATACAATTTATTTACGAAACCAATTTCGCGCATGTAAATGGTATTATAAAAAAGAGTAAATCCAGAGCTTCATTAAATTCTATATCTGAAGAGCTAAATATTAAACTAAACACAGATATATTAACCAATCCCCAGTTTGTAAAAAATCATATTACCAAACAGAAAGAGATTGTTGTACAAGACATAAACAATAACCTGCATTTAATTTCTAACAAAGGAAAAATTCTTTGGAAAAAACAAATACAAGGTGCCGTATTAGGCCCTATTGAACAAATTGATATTTATAAAAACGGTCGATTGCAACTCGCTTTTGCAACTTCAAATATGGTTTATGTTATTGATAGAAACGGCAATAATGTCGCGCCATTTCCTATGAAGTTCAACAAGGGTATCACGCAACCTTTATCCGTTTTTGATTATGATAAAAACAAAAATTACAGGTTGCTTATAACTCAAGGCAAAAATGTTTTGATGTATAATGTAAAAGGACAAACTGTAAACGGATTTACATTTAAATCTGCAAACAAGACTATAATTTGCCAACCTAAACATTTTAGAATTGGCTCTAAAGATTATATTTCATTTAAAACCCAAAGTAAGCTCTATATTTTAGATAGAACCGGAAAAACCAGAATTACACCAAAAACATCCAGCTCATTCTCTAATCAGCCTATTTACTTATACAATAACAAGTTCGCAACCACTACCTCAGACGGAAATTTAATAACCATAGACACCAGAGGAAATGCGTCTATTAAAAGTTTGAATTTATCAGAAAAACATCATTTAGAAACAACAAGTAAGACCCTTGTAATGTTAGATGAAAATAAATTATCCATAAAAAGTAAGACTATAGAACTCGATTATGGTGATTATTCTACTCCTCGCATTTTCTATATTAATGATAAAATTTATGTAGCAATTACCGATAAACAAGCACATAAAATTTACCTCTATGATAGTCAGGCAAAATTACTACCCAACTTTCCTGTATATGGAAACTCTTCAATAACATTAGATAATATTGATAAAGATAAAAATCTTGAATTTGTGAGTAAAGGCGAAAATAGTTCTATCATTTTATATCAGATTAATTAG
- a CDS encoding phosphotransferase translates to MIVFPVTASTISAKALGVFAKEKYNLNKDYECKLFRTGMNHTYFLSDNKTNYVLRVYSHNWRSKSEIFEEIKLLTLLKENNLSVSFPIQDKNGQFIQEINAPEGIRYVVLFSFAQGNKVRFMDQETCFSIGTLMAKIHNLTLNKTIDRISYDKKSLLELPYKHLKQYFSETLPEMEFIKKIGDSFQKTDFSNIQNGVIHMDIWYDNMSVANKKEMTIFDFDFCGNGPQVLDIGYFCKQLFHIETDKKEYQLKVQAFLNGYQSIKPLSKKELRLIPKAGIAVFIFYLGIQSQRFDWSNIFLSENYLKMYVGRLKSWIDYHNI, encoded by the coding sequence ATGATCGTCTTCCCTGTTACAGCTTCTACCATTTCAGCAAAAGCATTAGGAGTATTTGCAAAAGAAAAATACAACCTGAATAAAGATTACGAATGTAAACTATTTAGAACTGGAATGAATCACACCTATTTTCTTTCAGACAATAAAACAAATTATGTCTTGAGAGTTTATAGCCATAATTGGAGATCAAAATCAGAAATTTTTGAAGAAATTAAACTTTTAACATTGCTAAAAGAAAATAACTTAAGTGTTTCTTTTCCTATTCAAGATAAAAACGGACAATTCATTCAAGAAATAAATGCACCCGAAGGCATTCGATATGTCGTACTTTTTTCATTTGCACAAGGCAATAAAGTTAGGTTTATGGACCAAGAGACCTGTTTTTCAATTGGAACACTTATGGCAAAAATTCATAACCTTACCTTAAACAAAACTATCGACAGAATATCTTATGATAAAAAATCTCTTTTGGAGCTCCCCTATAAACACTTAAAACAATATTTTTCCGAAACATTACCTGAAATGGAATTTATTAAAAAAATTGGTGACTCTTTTCAAAAAACTGATTTCAGTAATATTCAAAACGGAGTTATTCATATGGATATTTGGTATGATAATATGAGTGTCGCTAATAAAAAAGAAATGACAATATTTGACTTTGATTTTTGCGGAAATGGTCCACAGGTTTTAGATATTGGTTATTTCTGTAAACAATTGTTTCATATTGAAACTGATAAAAAAGAATACCAACTAAAAGTACAGGCTTTTTTGAATGGCTACCAAAGTATTAAACCATTATCTAAAAAAGAATTGAGGTTGATACCTAAAGCTGGAATTGCTGTTTTTATTTTTTATCTTGGTATTCAGTCTCAGAGATTTGATTGGTCTAATATATTTCTATCGGAGAACTATTTAAAAATGTATGTCGGGAGATTAAAATCCTGGATTGACTATCACAATATCTAA
- a CDS encoding FecR family protein: MERYSKYIEDDSFLNWVYDPTPETTRFWQDYILENPEEKEVIYALKEILRSIKPEEITLSEAEKKEIFTKLLDKVDRKDKPNKIFNLVKRTYKYVAVLVLVLIGVNIIVNKGFKKANDFNFDPMTTTSLDSVVNANTQLILGSAEPLLINEKKSLIEYTKQGSVVLNEKDTINGDIEKEGKVLSFNKLIVPFGKRSKVILSDGSVVHLNAGTKFVFPKKFTSNERTVFLSGEAFFEVSANKEKPFVVKTIEEQISIEVLGTKFNVSAYPIDSDILTVLTEGKVVVSEKKIFSTQKTILKPGQLASWNKNKESINVKEVNTDNYTSWTSGLLYFESESIINIVRKIERFYNVKIIFENGVDAKNINVSGKLDLNDKIEQTLENLTTTTEFKFEIINDKKYVLK, translated from the coding sequence ATGGAACGATATTCTAAATATATAGAAGACGATTCTTTTTTAAATTGGGTATATGATCCAACACCAGAAACAACTCGTTTTTGGCAAGATTATATTCTTGAAAATCCGGAAGAAAAAGAAGTGATTTATGCCTTAAAAGAAATTTTAAGAAGCATAAAGCCCGAAGAGATAACACTTTCAGAAGCAGAAAAAAAAGAAATATTCACTAAGCTTTTAGATAAAGTTGATCGCAAAGACAAGCCAAATAAAATATTTAATCTAGTTAAAAGAACATATAAATATGTAGCAGTTTTAGTGCTCGTATTAATAGGCGTAAATATTATTGTTAATAAGGGGTTTAAAAAGGCTAACGATTTCAATTTTGATCCAATGACTACAACATCTTTAGATTCTGTAGTAAACGCGAATACTCAATTAATTCTTGGATCGGCAGAGCCGTTGTTAATTAATGAAAAAAAGTCTTTAATTGAATATACCAAGCAGGGGAGTGTTGTTCTAAATGAAAAAGATACAATAAACGGAGATATAGAAAAAGAAGGAAAAGTATTATCTTTTAACAAATTAATTGTACCTTTTGGTAAACGAAGTAAAGTTATATTATCTGATGGTTCAGTGGTGCATCTTAATGCGGGAACTAAGTTTGTATTTCCTAAAAAATTTACATCTAATGAGAGAACGGTTTTTCTTTCAGGAGAAGCATTTTTTGAGGTATCTGCTAATAAAGAGAAACCATTTGTTGTAAAAACTATTGAAGAGCAAATTTCAATAGAAGTGCTTGGCACAAAGTTTAATGTATCTGCGTATCCTATAGACTCGGATATTTTAACAGTTTTAACAGAAGGAAAAGTAGTTGTTTCGGAGAAAAAAATATTTAGTACACAAAAAACAATTTTAAAACCAGGGCAATTAGCTTCATGGAATAAAAATAAAGAAAGTATAAATGTTAAGGAAGTTAATACTGATAATTACACATCATGGACTTCAGGACTTCTATATTTTGAAAGTGAGTCTATAATAAATATAGTTAGGAAAATAGAACGTTTTTATAATGTTAAAATAATTTTTGAGAACGGGGTAGATGCAAAAAATATAAACGTAAGCGGAAAACTAGATTTAAATGATAAGATAGAGCAAACGCTTGAAAACTTAACAACTACAACAGAATTTAAGTTCGAGATAATAAACGATAAAAAGTATGTATTGAAATAA
- a CDS encoding nucleoid-associated protein: MISRKNASISKFIIHKVGNKFNDTKNAFSENTVDFDEASYDLMLPFLLRPFGSVVQSYRFNHHASISLNEINSYCTQLFKDEDTFIDVSKHIVTHLFEQSTSANIKTGDVLVVMFEGIEYQDMTTNAIGIFKIESKVNFFQTYLENKTYDVLVQKGISSKKVDKGCLILNQSDTEGHIILSVDNNSYDAQYWINQFLNIKYADDANNHTQQYIELCKEFSTEVLKTSYGAQEHNNFLAKTIDFFKENDVVNVERFKEDIFEGEKQIRQFEDYKKEYEGEQNLVIRNQFDVAERVVNKEKKKIKTDIKLDTNIQIKLDIDAPDASAEYLERGYDDEKKMHYYKVFFNAED, encoded by the coding sequence ATGATTTCACGAAAAAATGCTTCAATCTCAAAATTCATTATTCATAAAGTTGGAAATAAGTTTAACGATACTAAAAATGCTTTTTCTGAAAATACAGTCGATTTTGATGAAGCCAGCTACGATTTAATGCTTCCTTTTTTACTCCGTCCTTTTGGTAGTGTGGTACAAAGTTATAGGTTTAATCATCATGCCAGTATTTCTTTAAACGAGATTAACAGCTACTGTACACAACTATTTAAAGATGAAGATACCTTTATAGATGTTTCAAAACATATCGTAACCCATTTATTCGAACAATCTACTTCTGCCAATATAAAAACTGGAGATGTTTTAGTGGTTATGTTTGAAGGTATTGAATATCAAGATATGACTACCAATGCTATTGGTATTTTTAAGATAGAAAGCAAGGTTAATTTCTTCCAAACCTATTTAGAGAATAAGACTTATGATGTATTGGTACAAAAAGGAATAAGCTCTAAAAAAGTAGATAAGGGATGCTTAATTTTAAATCAAAGTGATACTGAAGGTCATATTATTTTGAGTGTAGATAACAATAGTTATGATGCACAATATTGGATCAATCAGTTTTTAAATATTAAATATGCCGATGATGCTAATAACCACACCCAACAATATATTGAGCTCTGCAAAGAATTCTCAACCGAAGTTTTAAAAACCAGTTATGGCGCGCAAGAACATAATAATTTTTTAGCAAAGACCATCGATTTCTTTAAAGAAAACGACGTTGTAAATGTAGAACGTTTTAAAGAAGACATTTTTGAAGGTGAAAAGCAAATAAGACAATTTGAAGATTATAAAAAGGAATACGAAGGTGAACAAAACTTGGTGATTAGAAACCAATTTGATGTTGCAGAACGTGTTGTTAATAAAGAAAAGAAAAAGATTAAAACGGATATAAAATTAGACACCAACATACAGATAAAACTAGATATTGATGCTCCGGATGCTTCGGCAGAATATTTAGAACGTGGTTATGATGATGAGAAAAAAATGCATTACTATAAGGTGTTTTTTAATGCCGAGGATTAA
- a CDS encoding ribonuclease HII, protein MLLINHSDYSLECGTDEAGRGCLAGPVTAAAVILPKAFENSILNDSKQLSENKRDLLKPIIEAQALTFGVAHVFQEKIDSINILNASILAMHKSIDLLAKKPQFIIVDGNKFKPYGDVPYETIIKGDGKYLSIAAASVLAKTHRDIYMNTIHEEYPMYNWKQNKGYPTKEHRAAIKEYGITKYHRKSFRLLPEQLKLDIL, encoded by the coding sequence ATGTTATTAATAAATCATTCCGATTACTCTTTAGAATGTGGTACAGATGAAGCTGGACGTGGATGTTTGGCTGGTCCTGTTACTGCTGCTGCGGTTATTCTACCTAAAGCGTTTGAAAACTCGATATTAAACGACTCTAAACAACTTAGTGAAAACAAAAGGGATCTTTTAAAACCAATTATAGAAGCCCAAGCTTTAACTTTTGGGGTAGCACATGTATTTCAAGAAAAAATTGACAGCATTAATATTTTAAATGCTTCCATTTTAGCTATGCATAAATCTATAGATCTGTTAGCAAAAAAGCCGCAATTTATAATTGTTGATGGTAATAAATTTAAACCTTACGGTGATGTTCCTTATGAAACTATTATAAAGGGTGATGGAAAATATCTAAGTATTGCAGCTGCATCTGTCTTAGCAAAAACACATCGTGACATATACATGAATACTATCCATGAAGAATATCCAATGTATAATTGGAAACAAAATAAAGGCTATCCTACTAAAGAACATAGAGCTGCCATAAAAGAATATGGGATTACTAAATATCATAGAAAATCGTTTAGACTTCTGCCCGAGCAATTAAAATTAGACATTTTATAA
- a CDS encoding RNA polymerase sigma factor, whose product MSDVKEKIQNEFERVWIEFVNGDKAAFTSIYNSNVDALFSYGMKLNSNKNFVKDCIQDVFLDIYEHRKQISMPRNIKFYLFKALKNNMFRELKKERKKSSLPEDENMSFFTDYNIETKTIDIEVEKHQKELVAKIIKELTPKQQEILYLRFAKGFSYIEISEISDINHNSVRKQVYRAIKKLRKSLTLSGITHLGVLSLLMAIK is encoded by the coding sequence ATGAGTGACGTAAAAGAGAAAATACAAAATGAGTTTGAACGGGTTTGGATTGAATTCGTAAATGGAGATAAAGCAGCCTTTACATCTATATATAATTCAAATGTGGATGCTCTGTTTTCATATGGTATGAAATTAAATTCAAACAAGAATTTTGTAAAAGATTGTATTCAAGATGTTTTTTTAGATATCTATGAGCACAGGAAGCAAATTTCTATGCCTAGAAATATTAAGTTTTATTTATTCAAAGCACTTAAAAACAATATGTTTCGTGAGTTAAAAAAAGAGAGAAAGAAGAGTAGTTTGCCTGAGGATGAAAATATGTCTTTTTTTACAGATTATAATATTGAAACCAAAACCATTGATATAGAAGTTGAAAAGCATCAAAAAGAACTTGTTGCAAAAATAATTAAGGAGTTAACTCCTAAGCAGCAGGAAATTCTATATTTAAGGTTTGCCAAAGGGTTCAGTTATATAGAGATTTCAGAAATTTCAGATATTAATCATAACTCTGTTCGTAAACAGGTTTATAGGGCTATAAAGAAACTACGAAAAAGCCTTACCTTAAGTGGCATAACACATTTAGGTGTTCTTTCTCTTTTAATGGCAATTAAATGA
- a CDS encoding SusC/RagA family TonB-linked outer membrane protein produces the protein MKNNQRFYDSLLDFRNKTLFVMKSLTVFLVLFSLYSFSNSYSQSKKLRIEIKEATLMSMIESIENQSEFVFIYNDEVLPELKKALGSIQIKNKSIYKVLDRVLNKKRLSYSINERQVILNKKEVNLQSNLQQQISGTITGTDGLPLPGVNIIIEGSSRGAQTDFNGIYAINASEGDILKISFIGMKTQFVTVGSSNVIDIVMEEDLEDLDEVIITGYQNVRRELFTGASQTIKAEEVKLDGVADISRSLEGRAAGVSVQNVTGTFGAAPRITIRGSSSILGDTKPIWIIDGVIQEEIVNLSVSDLVSGDPNTLLSSAVAGLNATDIQSFEILRDASATALYGARALNGVVVITTKSGKKNQKPTFNYAAEFAIRDIPRYENYDLLNSQETVSVYRELEAKGFLDLPTSFQGRFGGIYNIMYRAINNFDESTGQYELQNTPEARARFLQQFELANTDWFKTLFRTTPTQTHTLSYSGGGENSTSYASLGYYTDGGWTIADRVRRITGNLRNTYFLFDDKLKVTTQLQGSIRNQLAPGTLAREEDTFFGSFTRDFDINPFSYALNTSRALRPRDNDGNLEYSRYNWAPFNIINEIDNNGLELNVADIKFQGQAEYKINDNLNYNFLGSARYVTSNGEQSATENSNVAAAYRADETTIVQDQNTFLFTDPDAPNSRPRVVLPVGGILTTTKNTLVTYTFRNTLDYTKRFKDDIHGIRIYGGQEYRYTDRSQSSNTGYGYQFSRGGTVFTDPDILKKAILEGNDYFSFQETRQREVSFFANVTYDFDKKYVLNVTGNYEGSNRAGKSSDTRWLPTYTIGAKWNIDKEDFIRNSNVISSMAFRPSYGLVALLADNATNNLAVFRNQITDRLNNDDRENFIDIEDLQNSELTWEKTLELNLGLDIGFFNNRIMMNFDAYFRKGQDLIDIIRTTGIGGESLKLGNNSEMTTNGIEFQLNTVNVDTDNFSWKTGFNISHFDQEVTSLKQQANVFDLITGTGRGNAVGFPKGSLFSFKFEGLNEWGLPQFLTDDPDFNPSDPYALIDFQDTDDVLDYLVYEGGTEPNVSGGLANSFKYKNWDFSFFVSFSAGNKIRLNPAYRSEYTDLDVFPREFVNRWTAPGDENITNIPAIPSKAVLQSFGDTDLEQAYNAYNYSTERVADGGFVRMKNITLGYSFDKLTLDKIGLSSFRLSLQSTNPFLIYSDSKLGGQDPEFFRSGGVAYPISRLFAFSLNVGF, from the coding sequence ATGAAAAATAACCAACGTTTCTATGATTCCCTCTTGGATTTTAGAAATAAAACTCTATTTGTAATGAAGAGTCTTACCGTCTTTTTAGTACTATTCTCACTGTATTCTTTTTCAAACTCGTATTCTCAAAGTAAAAAACTGAGAATAGAAATTAAAGAAGCTACATTAATGAGTATGATTGAATCTATAGAAAACCAAAGCGAATTCGTGTTTATTTACAATGATGAAGTACTACCCGAATTAAAAAAAGCTTTAGGGAGTATTCAAATTAAAAATAAATCTATTTATAAAGTTTTAGATAGAGTTTTAAATAAGAAGAGACTCAGTTATTCAATAAATGAGCGTCAAGTAATTTTAAATAAAAAAGAAGTAAATCTGCAATCAAATTTGCAGCAGCAAATATCAGGGACAATTACGGGAACAGATGGCTTGCCTTTACCAGGCGTTAACATAATAATTGAAGGGTCATCAAGAGGAGCGCAAACAGACTTTAATGGTATTTATGCGATTAATGCGAGTGAAGGAGATATTCTAAAAATCAGTTTTATTGGTATGAAAACACAATTTGTAACTGTGGGTAGCAGCAATGTTATCGATATAGTTATGGAGGAAGATTTAGAAGATTTAGACGAAGTGATAATTACAGGGTATCAAAATGTAAGAAGAGAGTTGTTTACAGGGGCTTCGCAAACTATAAAAGCTGAAGAAGTCAAGCTTGATGGTGTGGCAGACATATCTAGATCACTAGAAGGTAGAGCTGCGGGTGTAAGTGTTCAGAATGTTACAGGAACATTTGGTGCAGCTCCAAGAATTACTATTCGTGGTTCTTCATCTATTTTAGGGGATACAAAGCCAATTTGGATCATAGATGGTGTTATTCAAGAGGAAATAGTAAACTTGTCTGTTTCCGATTTGGTGTCTGGTGACCCTAATACCTTATTAAGTTCTGCTGTAGCCGGATTAAATGCTACAGATATTCAAAGTTTCGAGATTTTAAGAGATGCTTCGGCAACGGCATTATACGGAGCTAGAGCTTTAAATGGTGTGGTAGTTATTACAACAAAATCAGGAAAAAAGAATCAAAAACCAACATTTAATTATGCTGCAGAATTTGCAATAAGAGATATTCCAAGGTACGAGAACTACGATTTATTGAACTCTCAGGAAACGGTTTCTGTATATAGAGAATTAGAAGCAAAAGGCTTTTTAGATTTACCAACATCATTTCAAGGTCGATTTGGAGGTATATACAATATAATGTACAGAGCCATTAATAATTTTGACGAAAGTACAGGACAATATGAATTGCAAAATACACCTGAGGCGAGAGCAAGGTTTTTACAGCAATTTGAATTGGCTAATACAGATTGGTTTAAAACATTATTTAGAACTACGCCAACACAAACACATACTTTGAGTTATTCAGGAGGTGGAGAGAATTCCACATCTTATGCATCTTTAGGCTATTATACAGACGGTGGTTGGACCATTGCTGATAGGGTTAGAAGAATTACAGGTAACTTAAGAAACACGTATTTTCTTTTTGATGATAAATTAAAAGTTACAACGCAATTACAAGGGTCTATAAGAAATCAATTAGCCCCTGGTACACTAGCTAGAGAAGAAGACACATTTTTTGGTTCCTTTACCAGAGATTTTGATATTAATCCGTTTAGTTATGCCTTAAATACTAGTAGAGCATTAAGACCTAGAGATAATGATGGTAATTTAGAATATTCACGTTATAATTGGGCGCCTTTTAATATTATAAATGAAATTGATAATAATGGGTTAGAGCTCAATGTAGCAGATATCAAGTTTCAAGGTCAGGCAGAATATAAGATTAATGATAACTTAAACTATAATTTTTTAGGTTCTGCTAGGTATGTAACTTCAAATGGAGAACAATCAGCTACAGAAAACTCTAATGTAGCTGCCGCTTATAGAGCAGATGAAACAACCATTGTACAAGATCAAAACACCTTTTTGTTTACAGATCCAGATGCTCCAAATTCCAGACCAAGAGTTGTATTACCAGTTGGAGGTATTTTAACAACAACAAAAAATACGCTTGTAACATATACTTTTAGAAACACACTCGATTATACCAAGCGTTTTAAAGACGATATACATGGTATTAGAATTTATGGAGGTCAAGAGTATAGATACACAGACAGAAGCCAAAGTTCTAACACAGGTTATGGGTATCAATTCTCAAGAGGAGGTACCGTGTTTACAGATCCAGATATATTAAAGAAAGCTATTTTAGAAGGAAATGATTATTTCTCTTTTCAGGAAACAAGACAGCGTGAAGTATCATTCTTTGCTAATGTTACTTATGATTTTGATAAAAAATACGTGTTAAACGTAACAGGTAATTATGAAGGTTCAAATAGAGCTGGTAAATCATCAGATACTAGATGGTTACCAACCTACACTATTGGTGCTAAATGGAATATAGATAAAGAAGATTTTATTAGAAATTCAAACGTTATTTCCAGTATGGCTTTCAGACCAAGTTACGGGCTTGTAGCTTTACTAGCAGACAATGCTACCAATAATTTAGCGGTATTTAGAAATCAAATTACTGATAGGCTTAATAACGATGATCGTGAGAATTTTATTGATATTGAAGATTTACAAAATAGCGAATTAACCTGGGAAAAAACACTAGAGTTAAATTTAGGACTTGATATTGGATTTTTTAATAATAGGATTATGATGAATTTTGACGCTTATTTTAGAAAAGGTCAAGATTTAATAGATATCATTAGAACAACCGGTATAGGGGGAGAGTCTCTTAAACTAGGTAACAACTCAGAAATGACAACAAACGGTATTGAATTTCAGTTAAATACTGTGAATGTTGATACCGATAATTTTAGTTGGAAAACAGGGTTTAATATCTCTCATTTTGATCAAGAAGTAACCTCTTTAAAACAACAAGCAAACGTATTTGATTTAATTACAGGTACTGGTAGAGGAAATGCTGTTGGCTTTCCAAAAGGATCGTTGTTCTCTTTTAAATTTGAAGGACTTAACGAATGGGGATTACCACAATTTTTAACAGATGATCCTGATTTTAATCCAAGTGACCCATATGCTTTAATTGATTTCCAAGATACAGATGATGTATTAGATTATTTAGTGTATGAAGGTGGTACAGAACCTAATGTTTCAGGAGGTTTGGCAAATTCGTTTAAATATAAAAATTGGGACTTTAGTTTCTTTGTCTCTTTTTCGGCAGGTAATAAAATTAGATTAAATCCAGCTTATAGATCAGAATATACAGACTTAGATGTTTTTCCAAGAGAGTTTGTAAATAGATGGACAGCACCTGGAGATGAAAACATCACCAATATACCAGCAATCCCTTCAAAAGCAGTATTGCAATCTTTTGGAGATACCGATTTAGAACAAGCATACAATGCTTATAATTATTCAACTGAAAGAGTGGCTGATGGAGGCTTTGTTAGAATGAAAAATATAACATTAGGTTATAGCTTTGATAAATTGACTTTAGATAAAATAGGATTGTCTTCTTTTAGATTGAGTTTACAAAGTACAAACCCATTTTTAATTTACTCCGATTCTAAACTCGGTGGTCAAGACCCAGAGTTTTTTAGATCTGGTGGTGTCGCTTATCCAATATCTAGACTATTTGCATTCTCTTTAAATGTTGGATTTTAA